A genomic window from Lotus japonicus ecotype B-129 chromosome 1, LjGifu_v1.2 includes:
- the LOC130735833 gene encoding uncharacterized protein LOC130735833, translated as MEVSASTICRGSPFMCYAPATTKNSATFSPFLVKSMATPKPPPSVTKKNSGTAPIKLLTRMEQLKLLSKAEKAGLLSAAEKSGLSLSTIEKLGLLSKAEELGVLSAATDPGTPGSLLTLSLGLLLLGPLFVYLVPEDNLGEVGLQVVVALLSVVGGSAGFAASSFVSNLQKSN; from the exons ATGGAGGTTTCAGCATCAACCATTTGCAGAGGATCCCCATTTATGTGCTATGCTCCTGCTACAACAAAAAATTCTGCTACTTTCTCACCTTTTCTTGTCAAATCCATGGCTACTCCGAAGCCCCCTCCTTCAGTGACTAAAAAG AATTCAGGTACAGCCCCCATAAAACTTCTCACAAGAATGGAGCAGCTGAAACTGCTGAGCAAAGCAGAGAAAGCAGGGCTGTTATCCGCAGCGGAGAAGTCCGGACTCTCCCTCTCAACAATAGAGAAACTGGGACTCCTCTCAAAAGCAGAAGAGCTGGGTGTGTTATCCGCCGCTACTGATCCCGGAACTCCGGGATCACTCTTAACCCTCAGCTTGGGCTTGCTCCTCCTGGGACCCTTGTTTGTTTACCTGGTGCCTGAGGATAACCTCGGCGAGGTGGGATTGCAAGTTGTAGTTGCCTTGCTCTCTGTAGTTGGTGGTTCTGCTGGTTTTGCTGCATCAAGTTTTGTATCCAACCTGCagaaatcaaattaa